A stretch of Podospora bellae-mahoneyi strain CBS 112042 chromosome 5, whole genome shotgun sequence DNA encodes these proteins:
- a CDS encoding hypothetical protein (COG:E; MEROPS:MER0026479; EggNog:ENOG503NUCZ): MKRISQALLLCSALYPPAAHATPTPHADGPFYRHDLLALHKNLVEIPSLSGTEEDAALFLQEYLGKQNYSVELQPIPAGLNTGSNTRCNVLAWPTAKKPSTADFKLLITSHIDVVPPYIPYKTTPSGPITPDTLISGRGSVDAKASLAAQLIALSTLLSSESISPSDVMLLFVVGEETSGLGMKEFSRRSRSSSKVSLFGSSSDEKQYRFASAIFGEPTENKLACGHKGITNGIVHSRGKAGHSGYPQLGKSANEVLIRSLHTILNTDLGSSERYGNTTVNIGVLEGGVAANVIPKSASARLAVRVASGSQKEGHKDVIAKIEHILKETDGDALSSEWFGGYGPVKCKCEVDGFETMVASYGTDVPNLEGGHTSYLYGPGSILVAHGDDEGRRWRGIGS, encoded by the exons ATGAAGCGGATCTCACAGGCACTGCTGCTATGCAGCGCATTGTAcccaccagcagcacatGCGACCCCTACGCCGCACGCCGACGGCCCATTCTACCGCCatgacctcctcgcccttcACAAGAACCTCGTTGAGATACCCTCGCTCAGTGgcaccgaggaggatgccgcTCTGTTCCTTCAGGAATATCTCGGCAAGCAAAACTACTCTGTCGAGCTTCAACCTATTCCAGCTGGGTTAAACACAGGCTCGAATACGAGATGCAATGTCCTGGCTTGGCCCACAGCTAAGAAGCCCAGCACCGCCGACTTCAAGCTCCTCATCACATCCCACATCGATGTCGTCCCACCATACATTCCCTACAAAACCACACCGTCAGGGCCAATCACCCCAGACACCCTCATCTCCGGCCGCGGTTCCGTCGATGCGAAAGCCTCTCTTGCAGCGCAGCTCATCGCTTtatccaccctcctctcctcggaatccatctccccatccGACGTGATGCTCCTCTTCGTAGTTGGCGAAGAAACTTCCGGCCTCGGCATGAAGGAGTTCTCCCGCCGctcccgcagcagcagcaaggttTCTCtctttggcagcagcagcgacgaAAAGCAGTACCGCTTTGCCTCTGCCATCTTTGGCGAACCTACAGAGAACAAACTTGCGTGCGGCCACAAGGGGATTACCAATGGGATTGTTCACTCTCGAGGAAAGGCTGGTCATTCAGGCTACCCACAGCTAGGCAAATCTGCCAATGAGGTGCTGATTCGCAGTTTGCACACTATCCTTAACACTGACCTTGGTTCGAGCGAGAGGTACGGCAACACGACAGTTAATATCGGGGttctggaggggggggtggcaGCGAATGTGATACCCAAGTCGGCGAGCGCTAGACTTGCTGTTCGGGTGGCATCGGGAAGTCAAAAGGAGGGACATAAGGATGTTATCGCCAAGATTGAGCACATTCTCAAGGAGACAGACGGGGATGCGCTCAGTTCAGAGTGGTTTGGCGGGTATGGACCGGTCAAGTGCAAGTGTGAAGTTGACGGGTTTGAGACTATGGTTGCGAGTTATGGGACTGATGTTCCGaatttggagggggggcatACGAGTTATCTCTATGGGCCGGGGAGTATCCTTGTTGCGcatggggatgatgaagg gaggcggtggaggggtatAGGAAGTTGA
- a CDS encoding hypothetical protein (BUSCO:EOG09260NHB; EggNog:ENOG503NVW7; COG:S), with the protein MPRHCAKVLVGQFLEIQGDGGELHRQEAVRAPWPCIDVPHPASQGILPPHGLARSCPSLEFQRASTRACHRGPELSNMEQPFSSSKVTVEYFDPHDVYKLLAPGLIPRLPLRDLNWQSHAGPLRSINTLHIELLPSGADCSSIFTPLSSPNPKGASSTDVANQPARDDGFQTATIAGRGGSSDQVDSTLRPPAGPGKERRHQIPGLRRTPYLKVLLIRCDDNDTYKSTTKAEIKEWIKVNTPPAQGKSGAENHDAFEWLIIHVVLPNTVAATQPRTTGKVPDSSDVSKTATLKWRGSSTSLLEKLRTDFNGSGKGAVDRIRQIRIGVNDVPYSMLPRVVPAVPTGYRETEQDSEAAWADLIGKFKELILSSFDTRVTQYEEDIKERDAQRSLPGWNFCTFFILKEGLARGFESVGLVEDALVGYDELSVGLDTIIQEQAAAGSAEAHGGALLPYTPDLKETAQKALSEIAGGTLEFEEEEAVDLQSGDKQKLDYSESIPITSSKKTYRELILANNVSLFDFRCYIFARQISLLLRLGNAWSTREELVAKLKEQQEMVPRGVAAKTPVPKLNEEQENLLQLAEICKRTLEFVPAISTVMREDIIAAIMSARKHEEEDGVKPVLDSMLSEVVDNMVSSFAFSVAQQVLAQTSTKALPIPPSTLNDAHDQKTSIPDPKTTMHPARTTSLHGQGTQRPPLSPGFPSGRLPGSIDSPATSSFQKAGLEELAARRAELYALSRNILEECGKKRGWSDGWSSVPTVGEAGIVDMEEIGLDDDDDDDDAEKTKPAARETAEVLHTSVAGVGTTLLRTALDNKDDFYRLYETLTDKALRHYTVAHHLHSVQACMADLAVLKFHLEEYKDAAYYFYRVIPFFGESSWALLELSMLVMYARCLKKLNKLDDYVNQALRQLLCKAAAAERDRLQQKSQFRNSLTSATQYPEASAITGFLADLISVSTSLEKDVRIPLTSLCCDLALDGPPFYDEGQDSFSLFLDFHSLLVDEFEADSVSIRITSKTAGGSREIWLQTEKPVTIRPGPNKVRVQSTTMMAGTFEVDQVRLSSEKVLLHYERDPNQHVDKGIASLKNPQVAIYQRASGLDVRLSGTKDLQLDKKKSLDLELSTGWNAVKTCEIKIRSATGGLRLVMSEAEVIGSTQATKAEGGTFKFGAIPANSSVKVRFPFTVEHDLLDVAVRAEVTYSTERGSFTFFKTSSVPISLAVEVNVQDIFKHNALFSRFAVSSASSSPLRLFKSELLGSEVFDTHFGHSPSQPVLIFPKQPTSLLYKITRKRGVAIGPKTNKTLYLKLHYSVLQEEIETLFEKTIVADLEDSPMREYAKLIVSTVLAVVQAHLSEHELEKAALLGELQTSFLGHVNWESHFAGLGLASNTQQQKSGTSSPASSSSSVEDISSATLAGFMTAFFTNHAFLPLPHPESIPEPNTIVIPVDVPPVAIVHTADLRVSLSQPPVVNGTDANDGSPTFVINQLLPTTLHLKWTRMWDTDLSTSSLSQDLEFGYEITAPGDSWLLGGRRKGHFVIPAVDDDDAEKKLSSTAETEAEIPVVLVPLREGYLPWPGVEIREVRAGGENGNGTGENSPVVNIAGGVHCETDYRNLGETVEVVGDRGRVTVSLDVSDGGGDRGGPMVLECEGGGWGVGRVVA; encoded by the exons ATGCCCCGCCACTGCGCAAAAGTTTTGGTGGGGCAATTTCTGGAAATTCAAGGTGACGGAGGTGAGCTGCATCGCCAAGAAGCGGTGAGAGCTCCATGGCCATGCATTGATGTGCCACACCCTGCATCTCAGGGGATTCTGCCACCGCATGGCCTGGCCAGGAGCTGTCCTTCTCTAGAATTCCAACGCGCTTCGACCAGGGCATGTCATAGAGGCCCAGAGCTGTCCAACATGGAACAGCCCTTTTCTTCGTCAAAGGTGACGG TCGAGTACTTCGATCCCCACGATGTCTACAAGCTCCTTGCGCCGGGGTTGATTCCCCGGCTCCCGCTCCGAGACCTCAACTGGCAGTCCCACGCCGGGCCATTGCGATCTATCAACACCCTACACATTGAGCTCCTACCATCCGGAGCCGACTGCTCGAGTATCTTTACCCCCCTATCCTCTCCAAACCCAAAGGGCGCAAGCTCCACCGATGTCGCGAACCAACCGGCCCGGGACGATGGCTTCCAGaccgccaccatcgccgGTAGGGGTGGCTCAAGCGACCAGGTGGACTCGACACTTCGTCCACCAGCAGGGCCAGGCAAGGAAAGGAGACATCAAATACCAGGCTTGCGCCGCACACCTTACCTCAAGGTGCTACTAATACGATGCGACGACAACGATACATACAAGTCCACGACGAAGGCTGAAATAAAGGAGTGGATCAAAGTCaacacaccaccagcccaggGCAAGAGTGGCGCCGAGAACCACGATGCCTTCGAATGGCTGATCATCCATGTGGTCCTCCCAAACACCGTCGCCGCGACCCAGCCGCGGACCACAGGGAAGGTACCCGACTCCAGCGACGTCTCCAAGACGGCGACACTAAAGTGGCGCGGCAGCTCAACATCGTTGCTGGAGAAATTGCGGACCGACTTCAACGGCTCAGGCAAGGGCGCTGTGGACAGGATCAGGCAGATTCGCATTGGCGTCAACGACGTGCCATATAGTATGCTCCCGAGGGTGGTGCCTGCGGTACCTACGGGGTATCGTGAGACCGAGCAGGACAGTGAGGCCGCGTGGGCGGACTTGATCGGGAAGTTCAAGGAGCTCATCCTATCCAGCTTCGACACACGCGTCACACAGTACGAAGAGGACATCAAGGAACGAGACGCCCAGAGGAGTTTACCAGGGTGGAATTTCTGCACTTTTTTCATTCTGAAAGAAGGCCTGGCCAGGGGTTTCGAAAGTGTTGGTCTTGTTGAGGATGCCCTAGTTGGGTATGATGAGCTTAGTGTTGGGCTCGACACTATCATCCAAGAACAAGCGGCTGCGGGGTCTGCGGAAGCACATGGAGGCGCTCTGCTTCCGTATACCCCGGATCTCAAAGAGACAGCACAAAAGGCTCTCAGTGAGATCGCTGGCGGTACTCTTGAgtttgaggaagaggaggctgtGGATCTCCAGTCTGGCGACAAGCAAAAGCTGGATTATTCCGAAAGCATCCCCATCACTTCATCCAAAAAGACATACCGAGAGTTGATCTTGGCCAACAATGTGTCTTTATTCGATTTCAGGTGCTACATCTTTGCACGCCAAATCTCTCTGCTCCTTCGTCTTGGAAATGCATGGTCAACACGAGAGGAACTGGTGGCCAAGCTGAAGGAGCAGCAAGAAATGGTCCCGCGAGGAGTGGCTGCAAAAACACCCGTACCCAAGCTGAatgaggagcaggagaactTGCTGCAGCTCGCTGAGATCTGCAAACGCACGCTCGAGTTCGTGCCTGCGATTTCGACAGTCATGAGAGAAGACATCATTGCGGCCATCATGTCTGCCAGGAAAcacgaagaagaagatggggtCAAGCCAGTCCTCGATTCCATGCTCTCCGAGGTTGTGGACAACATGGTGTCGTCCTTTGCCTTTTCTGTTGCCCAACAGGTTCTCGCCCAGACGTCTACCAAGGCGCTGCCTATCCCACCTTCTACCCTTAATGATGCCCATGATCAGAAGACGTCTATCCCAGACCCCAAAACGACGATGCATCCAGCCCGGACGACGTCCCTTCACGGCCAGGGCACTCAACGGCCACCTCTCAGCCCTGGGTTCCCGTCTGGGCGCCTGCCTGGTTCTATTGATAGTCCAGCTACGTCGTCATTTCAGAAGGCTGGGCTCGAAGAACTTGCTGCTAGGAGAGCCGAGTTGTATGCATTGTCCCGAAATATTTTGGAGGAGTGTGGCAAGAAGCGTGGCTGGTCTGACGGGTGGTCGTCAGTCCCTACGGTAGGGGAAGCTGGGATTGTCgacatggaggagattggccttgacgatgatgatgatgatgatgatgccgaaAAGACCAAGCCGGCTGCAAGAGAAACCGCTGAGGTTTTGCACACGTCGGTTGCCGGCGTGggaaccaccctcctccgcacAGCGCTCGACAATAAGGATGACTTTTATCGGCTCTACGAGACGCTCACCGATAAAGCTCTCCGGCACTACACAGTCGCCCACCACCTGCACTCGGTCCAGGCCTGCATGGCTGATTTGGCGGTGCTCAAGTTTCACCTTGAGGAGTACAAGGACGCAGCTTACTACTTTTACCGCGTCATTCCCTTCTTTGGAGAGAGCAGCTGGGCCCTCCTTGAGCTTTCCATGCTGGTCATGTATGCGAGGTGTCTAAAGAAGTTGAACAAGCTGGACGATTACGTCAACCAAGCACTTCGGCAGCTCCTTTGCAAGGCAGCCGCCGCTGAGAGGGACAGATTGCAACAAAAGTCACAATTCAGGAACAGCCTTACGTCTGCGACTCAGTACCCAGAAGCCTCGGCCATCACGGGATTCCTGGCGGACCTGATTTCGGTGTCAACATCGCTAGAAAAGGATGTGAGGATTCCCCTGACCAGCCTCTGCTGTGACCTTGCTCTGGACGGGCCACCATTCTATGACGAGGGCCAGGacagcttctccttgtttCTTGACTTTCACAGTCTTTTGGTTGATGAGTTTGAAGCTGATTCGGTCAGCATCCGCATCACGAGCAAGACTGCAGGGGGCAGCAGGGAAATTTGGCTACAGACCGAGAAGCCGGTTACCATCCGGCCAGGGCCGAACAAGGTACGAGTACAGAGCACCACGATGATGGCTGGCACTTTTGAAGTAGATCAGGTTCGTCTGTCCAGCGAGAAGGTATTGCTGCACTACGAACGAGATCCCAACCAGCATGTAGACAAGGGGATTGCAAGCCTGAAAAATCCTCAAGTGGCTATTTACCAACGAGCTAGCGGCCTTGACGTCCGACTGTCAGGGACAAAGGACCTGCAActcgacaagaagaaatCACTAGATCTTGAGCTATCAACTGGTTGGAACGCCGTCAAGACGTGCGAGATTAAGATTAGGTCCGCGACTGGTGGGCTGCGGCTGGTCATGAGTGAAGCAGAGGTGATTGGCTCGACACAGGCCACCAAAGCAGAGGGAGGCACCTTCAAATTCGGCGCCATTCCCGCAAATAGCTCTGTCAAGGTCCGGTTTCCCTTCACCGTTGAGCACGACCTGCTCGATGTCGCTGTCAGGGCGGAGGTTACCTACTCCACCGAGCGTGGGagcttcaccttcttcaagacATCATCTGTACCGATCTCTCTCGCAGTCGAGGTCAACGTTCAGGATATCTTCAAGCACAACGCACTCTTCTCGCGATTTGCggtctcctccgccagctccaGCCCGTTGAGGTTGTTCAAGAGCGAGCTGTTGGGCTCCGAGGTCTTTGACACACACTTTGGCCATTCGCCCAGCCAGCCGGTGTTGATCTTTCCCAAACAGCCCACCAGCCTGCTGTACAAAATCACGAGAAAGCGCGGGGTTGCCATCGGGCCGAAGACAAACAAGACGCTGTATCTCAAGCTGCATTACAGCGTTTTGCAGGAAGAGATTGAGACTCTGTTTGAGAAGACCATCGTTGCCGATCTGGAAGACTCGCCCATGAGGGAGTACGCCAAGCTGATCGTCTCCACGGTTCTGGCGGTAGTCCAAGCCCACCTGTCGGAACACGAGCTTGAGAAAGCGGCGTTGCTGGGGGAGCTGCAGACGAGCTTTTTGGGTCATGTCAATTGGGAATCGCACTTTGCTGGTCTGGGGTTGGCGTCAAACACTCAACAGCAAAAAAGCGGGACCAGCTcccctgcttcttcttcttcttctgtgGAAGACATCTCGTCGGCCACTCTGGCAGGTTTTATGACTGCCTTTTTCACCAATCACGCTTTCCTCCCGTTACCGCACCCCGAGTCAATCCCGGAACCAAACACGATTGTCATCCCGGTTGATGTACCCCCAGTAGCAATCGTTCACACGGCCGACTTGAGGGTTTCATTGTCTCAACCTCCAGTGGTGAACGGGACGGACGCTAACGATGGCAGCCCTACGTTCGTGATtaaccagctcctccctaCCACCCTCCACCTAAAATGGACGCGGATGTGGGACACTGACCTGTCCACTTCGTCTCTGTCTCAAGACCTGGAGTTCGGGTATGAGATCACTGCCCCGGGGGATAGCTGGCtgcttggggggaggaggaaggggcaTTTTGTTATACCGGctgttgacgatgatgatgcagagAAAAAGTTGAGTTCGACGGCGGAGACGGAGGCGGAGATACCTGTTGTTTTGGTGCctttgagggaggggtattTACCTTGGCCCGGGGTGGAGATTAGGGAGGTTAGGGCGGGAGGagagaatgggaatgggacgggggagaaTAGTCCTGTGGTGAATATTGCTGGGGGGGTGCATTGCGAGACGGATTATAGGAACTTgggggagacggtggaggttgtgggggaTCGGGGGAGGGTTACGGTTAGTTTGGATGTtagtgatggtgggggggataGGGGGGGTCCGATGGTGCTGGAGtgtgagggggggggatggggggttgggagggttgttgcTTAG
- a CDS encoding hypothetical protein (EggNog:ENOG503PDF4), with translation MSALHYSRISGGLRESEMEETYLYHKLEAMRTLNSKVTDLETCTSDGCLSLIAGLALAEGGMGDQTAAEAHINGLCTLIDMKRPEEWQHRFYGMLQRIILMAGSYVAASRDPFLESHVIETDDMTLCYPHPYFTKPTSTLLSTAQVKATSISPFYLTSTPCLEACKADVEGEVLFNVLERLTSSCFTPYNNNNSETTSLLLSDAESYIASLLFQPDPSSTSPSEASFHKGQHHKKSKRKGHPYSQAPPIYYPNSSRAWAAAGYLYIHLILSPLWTQTHQEESIDPDLLWHLLNTLREDITKTEAAMNIGAYSPELWIWEVVIAAYTVRVSLQQQQQQQQQQQDPMTTSLASVAEDIFSTTSSKVLSTSQTVIWPGLTYAESLVSSSSSQDGSGASSPSHDNPDQPHTYIPPVSPPPKDHLHSLKVFFRQKIAVWSQTIRVADWEGTRQMLTRIVWPNQSAGQLTSYSERLDTVMKTIWYEACLWLQ, from the exons ATGAGTGCGCTGCACTATTCCCGAATCAGTGGCGGCCTGAGGGAGTCCGAGATGGAAGAGACGTACTTGTACCACAAGCTCGAGGCGATGAGGACTCTAAACAGCAAAGTTACAGACTTGGAAACGTGCACTAGTGATGGGTGTCTGAGCTTGATTGCTGGGTTAGCTTTGGCTGAG GGTGGCATGGGTGACCAAACTGCCGCCGAGGCACATATCAATGGTCTCTGTACTTTGATCGACATGAAGCGCCCCGAGGAATGGCAGCATCGGTTCTATGGGATGCTTCAAAGAATCATTCTGAT GGCTGGCAGTTACGTTGCTGCATCCAGGGACCCGTTTCTAGAATCACACGTCATCGAAACCGACGACATGACCCTCTGCTATCCCCATCCATATTTCACCAAACCCACATCAACCCTATTATCAACTGCTCAAGTCAAAGCCACTAGCATCTCGCCCTTCTATCTGACCTCCACACCCTGTCTCGAGGCCTGCAAAGCCgatgttgagggagaagtaCTATTCAACGTCCTTGAGCGCCTCACCTCGAGCTGCTTCACGCcatacaacaacaataacagcGAGACGACTTCACTCCTCCTCTCAGATGCAGAGTCTTACATCGCCAGCCTGCTCTTTCAACCGGACCCTTCCTCGACTTCACCATCCGAAGCTTCATTTCACAAGGGCCAGCATCACAAAAAGAGCAAGAGAAAAGGCCACCCATACAGTCAAGCACCACCAATCTACTACCCAAACTCAAGCCGTGCCTGGGCCGCAGCCGGTTACCTCTACATCCATCTCATATTATCCCCTCTCTGGACCCAAACCCACCAAGAAGAGAGTATAGACCCCGACCTCCTTTGGCatctcctcaacaccctgcGAGAAGACATTACCAAAACCGAAGCAGCCATGAACATCGGCGCCTATAGCCCAGAGCTGTGGATATGGGAGGTTGTCATAGCCGCCTACACCGTCCGTGTGTCTCTC caacaacaacaacaacaacaacaacaacaacaagacccaATGACGACGAGCTTGGCAAGTGTAGCTGAGGACATCTTCAGCACTACATCATCAAAAGTTTTATCAACCTCTCAAACAGTCATCTGGCCTGGCCTCACCTACGCCGAAAGTTTAgtttcttcatcttcctcgcaGGATGGTAGCGGTgcttcttcaccctctcaCGACAATCCTGA CCAACCGCACACTTATATTCCGCCTGTgtcacctccaccaaaagaTCACCTCCATTCCCTCAAGGTGTTCTTCCGTCAGAAGATCGCCGTATGGAGCCAGACAATCAGGGTTG
- the MRI1 gene encoding S-methyl-5-thioribose-1-phosphate isomerase (EggNog:ENOG503NVZ3; COG:E), protein MATLQAIKYSRGKLLVLDQLRLPHENHYDEVSTAEEAFDCIRSMRVRGAPAIAIVAALAHAVELHNGDCTATEPEEVIAHIEKRLDYLKESRPTAVDLSNAITLLKLATRAANLEGLAHPEAKEAILNTYIQTAEEILAKDLHNNTSIGSHGAAWLQQQYNASSEKPISVLTHCNTGSLATSGHGTALGIIRTLHSEGLLKHAYCTETRPYNQGSRLTSFELVFEGIPSTLITDSMAGALFNLHRERMNIGAVIVGADRVVRNGDTANKIGTYQLAVLARHHGVKFVVAAPTTSIDLETENGSAIEIEERKREELTQISGAIVNEDGTVDTSKTARVAIADQRIGVWNPAFDVTPHELIDAIVTERGTVVKGADGKFDFSQVLPERLASVAARQL, encoded by the exons ATGGCCACCCTTCAAGCTATCAAGTATTCGCGGGGCAAGCTGTTAgtccttgaccagctcaGACTGCCCCATGAGAACCACTACGATGAGGTGTCAACTGCCGAAGAGGCTTTTGACTGCATCCGCTCCATGAGAGTGAGAGGTGCCCCCGCTATTGCCATCGTCGCTGCTTTGGCCCATGCGGTTGAGTTGCACAATGGCGACTGCA CTGCCACTGAGCCCGAAGAGGTCATTGCGCATATCGAAAAGAGACTTGACTACCTCAAGGAGAGCAGGCCAACAGCTGTTGATCTCTCCAACGCCATCACACTTCTCAAGCTGGCCACTAGAGCCGCCAACCTCGAGGGTTTGGCGCACCctgaggccaaggaggccatCTTGAACACCTACATCcagacggccgaggagatTCTCGCCAAGGAcctccacaacaacacctcTATCGGCTCTCATGGTGCCGCCTGGTTGCAACAGCAATACAATGCCTCTTCTGAAAAGCCCATCTCCGTCCTCACGCACTGCAACACCGGTTCCCTCGCAACCTCGGGCCACGGCACTGCCCTTGGCATCATCCGCACTCTTCACTCCGAGGGTCTCCTCAAGCACGCCTACTGCACCGAGACTCGTCCTTACAACCAAGGCAGTCGTCTTACTTCCTTCGAGCTCGTCTTCGAGGgcatcccctccaccctgATCACCGACAGCATGGCTGGTGCTCTCTTCAACCTCCATCGTGAGCGCATGAATATTGGCGCCGTCATTGTCGGCGCTGACCGCGTTGTCCGCAACGGAGATACTGCCAACAAGATTGGCACCTATCAACTGGCTGTCCTGGCTCGTCACCACGGTGTCAAGTTTGTTGTCGCTGCGCCAACAACCAGCATCGACCTCGAGACGGAGAACGGAAGCGCTATCGAGATCGAGGAGCGCAAGCGTGAAGAGCTGACACAAATCAGCGGTGCCATTGTCAACGAGGACGGAACCGTCGATACCAGCAAGACTGCGAGAGTTGCGATTGCTGATCAGAGAATTGGGGTCTGGAACCCAGCTTTCGATGTGACTCCCCATGAGCTGATCGATGCCATTGTCACTGAGCGGGGAACCGTGGTGAAGGGTGCGGACGGCAAGTTTGACTTTAGCCAAGTGTTGCCCGAGCGGTTGGCCTCTGTTGCTGCTCGTCAGCTATGA
- the CDC43 gene encoding geranylgeranyl transferase type-1 subunit beta (COG:O; EggNog:ENOG503NUSI), giving the protein MTADDPPNPEPTLDIDRHLKYWKMCLQSPLPHHYLSNEGNRMALAYFIINSIAILTPHANNNNNNNTTDNNLITPQDRRKLRKWVLSHQHPGGGFSPASSLVYPLHGYEQSEPETGSQPAEAAGMANAPGTLFALQLLALLADEDDPEGAFDGVDRAQTLRWLRRLQRKDGSFGEVLRLLPGQGWFIGGGYDMRYCYIAASIRWMLRGDVEEGEPGWVEDIDKERLTSYILSSQTYDGGFAGSSQEEPHAGYAYCAISALSLLDRPLHTTSRPPPPSPSLSRIRDLPSLIHWLTSRQFIYLEHSPPVPEQEEEEEDPVNFLLPPLTSLSLSPPLIASNGRTNKVADTCYTWWVVAALSNLCQLQLLGDWAPARRFLLEKMAHRIGGFSKYPGGPPDVYHSCFGLTVMSLMGEPGLQKLDGGLAVPVVTVGVIEQARGELLRRARGETKGKGVVELGLRMRGGTTRPGWLRGFN; this is encoded by the exons ATGACAGCAGACGACCCCCCTAACCCCGAGCCGACGCTCGACATTGACAGACACCTAAAATACTGGAAGATGTGCCTCCagtcccctctcccccaccactaCCTCTCCAACGAAGGAAACCGCATGGCCCTGGCCTacttcatcatcaactctATCGCCATACTCACACCTCATgctaacaacaacaacaacaacaacaccactgATAACAACCTCATCACTCCGCAGGACCGGAGAAAGCTCCGAAAATGGGTCCTCTCCCATCAGCACCCAGGAGGTGGCTTCTCCCCTGCCTCGTCACTTGTCTACCCCCTTCACGGTTATGAGCAGTCGGAGCCAGAAACAGGATCTCAACCGGCAGAAGCAGCCGGAATGGCCAATGCGCCAGGGACTTTATTTGCATTGCAGCTACTGGCGCTGTTGGCAGATGAGGATGATCCAGAGGGGGCATTTGACGGGGTCGACAGAGCACAAACACTCCGCTGGTTACGGAGGCTGCAGAGAAAGGACGGGAGTTTCGGGGAAgtgttgaggttgctgcCTGGTCAGGGGTGGTTCATCGGGGGAGGGTACGACATGCGGTATTGCTACATCGCCGCGTCGATAcggtggatgttgaggggggatgtcgaggagggtgagccagggtgggtggaggatattgataaggagaggttgacgagTTATATCCTCAGCAGTCAG ACATACGACGGCGGCTTCGCAGGCAGCTCACAGGAAGAACCCCATGCAGGATATGCCTACTGCGCCATCTCTGCGctttccctcctcgaccGCCCGTTGCACACAACCAGCcgaccaccccctccctccccatcactctCCCGCATCCGTGACCTCCCCTCCTTAATCCACTGGCTCACCTCCCGCCAATTCATCTACCTCGAACACTCACCCCCTGTTccagaacaagaagaagaagaagaagacccagtcaacttcctcctcccccctctcacatccctttctctctctccacccCTCATAGCCTCCAACGGCCGCACAAACAAAGTAGCCGACACGTGTTACACCTGGTGGGTCGTAGCAGCGCTATCCAACCTCTGCCAGTTGCAGCTACTCGGCGACTGGGCACCAGCGAGACGGTTCctgctggagaagatggcgCATCGGATAGGCGGGTTTAGTAAATACCCTGGTGGACCACCGGACGTGTACCACAGCTGTTTTGGGCTGACGGTCATGTCGTTGATGGGGGAGCCGGGATTGCAGAAgttggatggggggttggcggtgccgGTTGTGACGGTGGGGGTTATTGAACAggcgaggggggagttgttgagaagggcgaggggggagacgaaggggaagggggtggtggaattggggttgaggatgaggggggggacgACGAGGccggggtggttgagggggtttaATTAG